In Helicobacter pylori, a single genomic region encodes these proteins:
- a CDS encoding glycosyltransferase family 8 protein codes for MDTQNLPDQIIPIFMSFDKNYALGAGVCLYSLLSHASRHTSMVDFSPLNQSNQLLGTNIVYKIHCLVKGVTLEQQNKLLKTIEPFKKFASLEFIDINSLDHSIESYLNESCSKRYGGLLVLCRLLLASLFPNYSKIISIDVDTVFLGDVASAYFALDNDPTKLLGMVRDTFFHLSFEAFCDFIERACKNFKIDFSHFSPNELQRIHQGFNMGFLVANLDLWRENGFEKTALEFLKTRGKDLFYPEQCLINMVFLERVLELPIYYNCYSDSFKEHYPKNIIMLHFIQYKPWRSVSSLNGRLICYEAEAGFWLANLFCTPFKNDFFKERLEMAKDQQMQSFKTHIRSKTIRDYFYFRIKTFLRSFFGN; via the coding sequence ATGGATACGCAAAATTTACCCGATCAAATTATCCCTATTTTTATGAGTTTTGATAAGAATTACGCGCTAGGGGCAGGAGTTTGCCTTTATTCGTTACTCTCCCATGCGAGCAGGCACACAAGCATGGTAGATTTTAGCCCCCTAAATCAAAGCAACCAACTTTTAGGCACTAACATCGTGTATAAAATCCATTGTTTGGTTAAAGGGGTAACTTTAGAGCAGCAAAACAAGCTTTTAAAAACCATTGAGCCTTTTAAAAAATTCGCTTCATTAGAGTTTATAGACATCAATTCGCTCGATCATTCCATAGAAAGCTATCTCAATGAGTCTTGCTCCAAGCGTTATGGCGGGCTTCTTGTTTTGTGCCGGCTCTTGCTCGCTTCGCTCTTCCCTAATTATTCTAAAATCATTTCCATAGATGTGGATACGGTGTTTTTAGGCGATGTTGCAAGCGCTTATTTTGCGCTGGATAACGACCCCACTAAATTGCTTGGCATGGTGAGAGACACTTTTTTCCACCTTTCTTTTGAAGCTTTTTGTGATTTTATTGAGCGTGCTTGTAAGAATTTTAAAATTGATTTTTCGCATTTTAGCCCAAACGAATTACAACGCATCCATCAGGGCTTTAACATGGGCTTTTTGGTGGCGAATTTAGATTTGTGGCGCGAAAATGGGTTTGAAAAAACCGCTTTAGAGTTTTTAAAAACTAGAGGGAAAGACCTTTTCTACCCTGAGCAGTGTTTAATCAATATGGTGTTTTTAGAGCGCGTTTTAGAATTGCCTATTTATTATAATTGCTATTCTGATTCTTTCAAAGAGCACTACCCTAAAAATATTATCATGCTCCATTTCATCCAATACAAGCCGTGGCGTTCTGTGAGTTCTTTAAACGGGCGTTTGATTTGCTATGAAGCTGAAGCGGGTTTTTGGCTCGCCAACCTTTTTTGCACCCCTTTTAAAAACGATTTTTTTAAAGAACGCCTTGAAATGGCTAAAGACCAACAAATGCAATCTTTTAAAACCCACATCCGATCAAAAACGATTAGGGATTATTTTTATTTTAGGATAAAGACTTTCTTAAGGTCTTTTTTTGGAAACTAG